One genomic window of Cololabis saira isolate AMF1-May2022 chromosome 3, fColSai1.1, whole genome shotgun sequence includes the following:
- the rasip1 gene encoding ras-interacting protein 1, with amino-acid sequence MEGSGSPRFRKLHFPVGLWINSPRKHFAKLGGRWPSAISVKSTTSSDAASLHEAPSAPSSSLSNSTPSLASPSPSPSPSPAFLRPKPAGSQSRTKRLSHLFLRGRSNSDRDRAVGEREREVWAHSAAPSSHHYLPPASSSAPGLIKIYGDALSSGANYRSLLANAHSTARQLIAQVITRYTEREREETEDAVLQKHCPEDFLLCDVIGKPIQQPDGAIKWETECRRYVAPWECPLLLVDMWRPKDGFERRFEIQRKEDYEREEREREKEREREGENYQGVRWRRARMSSGSGQEETERGHRGRNTELRRSISDMNLSLRRRQGNHVSSDPQGLGKRPNNSGGMQDRKNIVSMISPQPGEVRASRAEAKVGWTNQPTEDEKDYSTCDLEVMSQSLILPPTDRPYFLLLQGYDQSKDFVLYIMTGHMHVFGRKATVREREKDRERERKGKRPLKVETFLSAPDLLARHLLVRRDSAVPEMPTGQALMRPFRGGAVTHNGVALYRETVLKPGDVIGLGNHFLFLYRDPRVTPAPPLALTLPWQADASTTCCPSGLVDRQEALRQYLGSTEAVLKFHHRHSDALLQEIISKNSSPDSGGGPLAPAYLLSVMIDHAAKHLDPALTPQILLKSANLIKEIVWDNIKEFGDKHPTQNSTDPEGEISPPNVQKLSSDLRPLIFWMSNATELLNFFQVKVETMEKEWEFEAPGDPVLTADMDTCSEALAQLDDVIMHTFQQCVYHLTKTLYSLLPALLDTNPFSSEEKEKEKDAARGAEGEEKKGGEGEVDDVSSLPPRVAGLVEVYRCSLVLSREACLSPPLTSQTFGYLFFFTNTSLLNTLLERDELFSWSRAVQIRTNLDLVLDWLQGAGLGDIASEFMKKLSITVNFLCIPKTRLIQTSWSSLLEDHALLSPSQLHHLLTRYKLGPTRAPPASWAPSAGTELSGDIFESFLDHPPLILPNETPRLDLSQPIPSPELQKEVTRLRTFLWGLDQDELPANQRTRL; translated from the exons ATGGAGGGCTCTGGCAGTCCTCGCTTTAGAAAGCTTCATTTCCCAGTGGGTTTGTGGATCAACTCCCCCAGGAAACACTTTGCCAAACTAGGAGGTCGCTGGCCCAGTGCCATCTCTGTCAA GTCAACGACCAGCTCTGACGCAGCCTCGCTTCACGAGGCCCCCTCTGCTCCTTCCTCTTCCCTTTCTAACTCCACCCCCTCGCTGGCTTCCCCTTCCCCATCCCCGTCTCCTTCCCCGGCCTTCCTCAGGCCCAAGCCGGCGGGCTCCCAGTCTCGCACAAAGCGCCTTTCCCATCTCTTCCTCCGGGGGCGCTCTAACAGTGACAGGGACCGGGCTGTGGGGGAAAGGGAGAGAGAGGTATGGGCTCATTCGGCTGCCCCCTCCTCCCACCACTACTTGCCCCCGGCCTCTTCTTCTGCCCCTGGCCTGATCAAGATCTATGGGGATGCTCTTTCCAGTGGAGCCAACTATCGCTCCCTGCTGGCCAACGCTCACTCCACAGCCCGGCAGCTCATCGCCCAGGTCATCACTCGCTACACTGAAAGAGAGCGTGAGGAGACGGAAGATGCAG TTCTCCAGAAACACTGCCCTGAGGACTTCCTGTTGTGTGATGTCATTGGAAAGCCCATCCAGCAGCCAGATGGAGCCATCAAATGGGAGACAGAGTGCAGGAGATACGTGGCCCCATGGGAATGTCCTTTGTTGTTAGTGGACATGTGGCGGCCTAAAGATGGATTTGAACGCCGCTTTGAAATCCAGCGGAAGGAAGACTATGAGAGAGAGGAAAGAGAAAGGGAGAAGGAGCGTGAGAGGGAGGGGGAGAACTACCAAG GTGTGCGCTGGAGGCGAGCCAGGATGTCATCTGGCAGTGGACAAGAGGAGACGGAGCGTGGTCACCGTGGAAGGAACACAGAGCTCCGGAGGAGCATCAGTGACATGAACCTGAGTCTGCGGCGTCGCCAAGGGAACCATGTGAGCAGTGATCCCCAGGGTCTGGGCAAGCGCCCTAACAACAGCGGAGGGATGCAGGACAGGAAGAACATCGTGAGCATGATCAGCCCACAGCCAGGGGAG GTCAGAGCATCGAGGGCTGAAGCCAAGGTTGGATGGACGAATCAGCCGACAGAGGATGAGAAGGATTACTCTACCTGTGACCTGGAAGTGATGTCACAGAGCCTGATCCTTCCACCCACGGACCGGCCCTACTTCCTGCTGCTGCAAGGTTACGATCAGAGCAAG GATTTTGTTTTGTACATCATGACGGGACATATGCATGTGTTTGGAAGAAAAGCCacagtgagggagagagagaaggacagagaaagagagagaaaagggaagaGGCCTCTCAAAGTGGAGACATTCCTGTCTGCTCCAGACCTTTTGGCAAGGCACTTGTTGGTCAGGAGAGACTCTGCTGTTCCAGAGATGCCCACTGgacaag CTCTGATGCGTCCCTTCAGAGGAGGCGCAGTTACTCACAATGGAGTGGCCCTGTACAGGGAGACGGTCCTTAAGCCTGGGGATGTGATTGGTCTCGGGAATCACTTCCTGTTCTTGTACCGTGACCCCCGTGTGACTCCAGCGCCACCGCTTGCACTGACCCTCCCATGGCAGGCCGACGCCTCCACCACCTGCTGCCCTTCAGGCCTGGTGGACAGACAGGAGGCCCTGAGGCAGTACCTGGGCTCCACCGAGGCAGTTCTGAAGTTCCATCATCGTCATTCAGATGCCTTGTTACAG GAGATCATCTCCAAAAATTCCTCTCCAGACTCTGGTGGCGGACCTTTAGCGCCTGCCTATCTCCTGTCAGTGATGATCGATCATGCCGCCAAACACCTGGACCCTGCTCTCACACCACAGATCTTACTCAAATCAGCCAATCTAATTAAAGAAATTGTTTGG GATAACATTAAGGAATTCGGGGATAAGCATCCCACGCAAAA TTCAACAGACCCAGAAGGGGAGATAAGCCCACCAAATGTCCAGAAATTGTCATCCGACCTGCGGCCCCTCATATTCTGGATGTCAAATGCCACAGAGCTTCTGAACTTCTTCCAGGTCAAAGTTGAAACCATGGAGAAAGAGTGGGAATTTGAAG CTCCGGGGGATCCAGTTCTGACAGCCGACATGGACACCTGTTCAGAAGCTCTGGCACAGCTGGATGATGTCATCATGCACACCTTCCAGCAGTGTGTGTATCACCTCACCAAG ACCCTGTACTCCCTTCTCCCAGCGCTGCTGGACACCAACCCATTTTCCAGTgaggagaaggagaaagaaaaggatGCAGCTCGGGGGGCAgagggagaagagaaaaaagggggagaagGGGAAGTGGATGATGTGTCTTCCCTGCCTCCCAGAGTTGCCGGACTGGTGGAAGTGTATCGCTGCTCTCTGGTGCTGTCCAGAGAGGCCTGTCTGTCCCCGCCGCTCACCTCCCAAACCTTCGGCTACCTCTTCTTCTTCACCAACACCTCCTTGCTCAATACTTTACTAGAGAGAG ATGAACTGTTTTCATGGTCTAGAGCAGTCCAAATCCGTAcgaacctggacctggttctggactgGCTACAGGGAGCCGGGTTAGGAGACATCGCCTCTGAGTTCATGAAGAAACTGTCCATCACTGTAAACTTCTTGTGTATTCCCAAAACGCGGCTCATCCAG ACATCCTGGAGCAGTTTACTGGAGGACCATGCCTTGTTAAGTCCTTCCCAGTTGCATCATCTGCTTACACGATACAAGCTGGGACCAACTAGAGCTCCGCCAGCATCCTGGGCTCCTTCAGCTGGCACAGAGCTGAGTGGCG ATATCTTTGAGAGCTTTCTGGATCACCCTCCTCTTATCCTGCCAAATGAGACTCCACGCCTTGACCTCTCCCAGCCAATCCCTAGCCCTGAGCTCCAAAAGGAAGTTACACGTCTCCGTACCTTCTTGTGGGGACTTGACCAGGATGAGCTCCCTGCCAATCAGAGAACTCGGCTTTAA